In a single window of the Rhodamnia argentea isolate NSW1041297 chromosome 2, ASM2092103v1, whole genome shotgun sequence genome:
- the LOC115726842 gene encoding transmembrane protein 147 has product MTVFHFFNCAILTFGPHAVYYSATPLSEYDTLGTSVKAALVYLGTALVKLVCLATFLKVSENESFDPYQELLKALIGFIDVAGLYFALTQLTHRNISQNHKFQAVGLGWAFADSVLHRLAPLWVGARGLEFTWDYILQGLEANANLVFSISLAALGSLMWLRKNKPKTLIPIIYACAGIVATMPSITSYLRRGLGWHFPKVVGFELFTSLAMAFISWQLFSACQRPSA; this is encoded by the exons ATGACGGTGTTCCACTTCTTCAACTGCGCGATCCTCACGTTCGGCCCTCACGCCGTCTACTACTCCGCCACTCCCCT GTCTGAGTATGATACACTGGGAACCTCTGTCAAAGCTGCTCTTGTATACCTTGGGACGGCTTTAGTTAAG CTGGTTTGCTTAGCAACTTTTCTCAAAGTATCAGAAAATGAGAGCTTTGATCCTTACCAG GAATTGCTGAAAGCTCTGATTGGTTTTATAGATGTAGCAGGGCTCTACTTTGCTTTAACACAGCTGACTCATAGGAATATTTCACAGAACCATAAGTTCCAAGCCGTAGGCCTTG GATGGGCTTTCGCCGATTCTGTCTTACATAGGCTGGCACCCCTTTGGGTTGGTGCCCGGGGATTGGAGTTTACTTGGGATTACATCCTGCAAGGTCTCGAAGCCAATGCTAACCTG GTTTTTAGCATATCCTTGGCTGCATTGGGATCATTGATGTGGCTCCGGAAGAACAAACCTAAGACTCTGATCCCCATAATATATGCATGTGCTGGGATTGTAGCGACCATGCCGTCTATCACAAG CTATTTGAGGCGAGGATTGGGGTGGCACTTTCCTAAGGTTGTGGGATTTGAATTGTTCACCTCGTTGGCAATGGCCTTCATCAGTTGGCAACTTTTTTCTGCTTGTCAGAGACCCTCTGCATGA
- the LOC115726840 gene encoding B3 domain-containing protein Os01g0723500-like, with protein MERSEIRRKMPNGKRPHFFEIYSSSLSSRRLKIPDKFVEHMEGRTSGLALLEGPSGNTWHVELIQENHELFLNSGWHSFVKDHSIVSGDLLVFRHDGNLHFYVQVFEQSSCEKEAAFHAMCSQDPSSCRQNGERNVEKDEFAYCSNIVYESHQSRACARDDKLGWKQDAVTSAQHCGTSIVREIPYDNLVLSSKTQVYEESPDIRNRFSRGDHSSLSTSSHVLKSLSEEERKVAQSFSSRFPYFVRIMKRFNVSGSYTLNIPYQFSMEHLPESKITIVLRNLKGESWTVNSVPTTRVHTSHTFCGGWMAFVRANSIELEDVCVFELVRTCEMRVHILGVAQGRADSQSVKKALTWLDVRNTATLQAGRENISKKRKRKSTKVSSQIVEKVKRMLQEASSSDMKKHAGAIKVSSNASKTSNGKSAIIVGASNGTARSSQNADCLSAMLSLQEDRVARSFASSFPKFVRIMKRFNVSGSYTLKIPHQFSMDHLPICKTEIVLRNLEGKSWTVNSVPDSKGRMLHTFCGGWLSFVRGNGIKIGDICIFELVGKLEMRVHISEAGKKEQAQQHGKVDGILVPVAVSVDK; from the exons aTGGAGAGAAGCGAGATTCGTCGGAAGATGCCTAACGGGAAGAGGCCTCACTTCTTCGAGATTTATTCCTCTTCTTTGAGCTCTAGAAGGctg AAAATACCAGATAAATTTGTCGAGCACATGGAAGGACGGACGTCCGGGTTGGCTCTGTTAGAAGGTCCAAGCGGTAACACTTGGCATGTCGAGTTGATTCAGGAGAATCATGAATTGTTCCTCAACTCTGGCTGGCATTCGTTTGTAAAGGACCACTCTATTGTATCCGGCGACCTTTTGGTGTTCCGGCATGATGGTAATCTGCACTTTTATGTGCAAGTTTTTGAACAGAGCTCGTGTGAAAAAGAAGCTGCATTTCATGCCATGTGCAGTCAAGATCCTAGTAGTTGTAGGCAAAATGGGGAAAGGAATGTTGAAAAAGATGAGTTCGCTTATTGTTCAAACATTGTTTATGAGAGCCACCAATCCAGAGCGTGTGCCCGTGATGATAAGCTTGGCTGGAAACAGGATGCGGTCACAAGTGCACAGCATTGTGGCACAAGTATAGTCAGAGAGATCCCGTATGACAATCTTGTTTTGTCTTCTAAAACACAAGTTTATGAAGAATCACCTG ATATCAGGAATAGATTCAGCAGAGGAGATCATTCAAGTTTGTCCACGAGCTCTCACGTTTTAAAGTCATTAtctgaagaagagagaaaagtggCTCAATCATTCAGTTCGCGCTTTCCATATTTTGTCAGAATTATGAAAAGGTTCAACGTTAGTGGCTCCTATACACTG AATATACCATATCAGTTTTCAATGGAGCACCTACCAGAAAGCAAAATAACTATAGTTCTACGCAATCTGAAAGGAGAATCTTGGACTGTAAATTCAGTCCCCACAACCAGAGTGCACACTAGCCATACCTTCTGTGGAGGTTGGATGGCCTTTGTTCGTGCTAATAGCATTGAATTGGAAGATGTCTGCGTTTTTGAGCTGGTCCGCACATGTGAAATGCGAGTCCATATTCTCGGGGTTGCACAGGGCAGGGCAGACAGCCAAAGTGTGAAGAAAGCTTTAACCTGGTTAGATGTCAGAAATACTGCCACTTTACAGGCAGGTCGAGAAAATatatcaaagaaaaggaaaagaaaatctacaAAAGTTAGTTCACAAATAGTCGAGAAGGTGAAGAGAATGCTTCAAGAAGCCTCTTCCTCTGACATGAAGAAGCATGCTGGTGCAATCAAGGTTTCAAGCAATGCATCAAAAACCAGCAATGGAAAGTCTG CTATCATCGTTGGAGCCAGCAATGGAACTGCACGCAGTTCGCAGAATGCAGATTGTTTGTCAGCAATGTTATCCCTCCAAGAAGATAGAGTTGCTCGGTCTTTTGCTTCAAGCTTCCCTAAATTTGTTCGGATTATGAAAAGATTCAATGTCAGTGGTTCATATACGCTg AAAATTCCGCACCAGTTTTCGATGGATCATCTTCCCATATGCAAAACAGAGATAGTCCTTAGAAACTTAGAAGGGAAGTCTTGGACAGTGAATTCGGTGCCAGATTCCAAGGGGCGGATGTTGCACACTTTTTGTGGAGGCTGGTTATCTTTTGTCCGTGGCAATGGCATCAAAATTGGAGACATCTGCATATTTGAGCTTGTGGGAAAACTTGAGATGCGTGTGCACATATCTGAGGCCGGAAAGAAGGAACAAGCTCAACAACATGGAAAGGTAGATGGGATTCTAGTTCCTGTAGCAGTATCAGTGGATAAGTAA